A window of the Listeria swaminathanii genome harbors these coding sequences:
- the nagA gene encoding N-acetylglucosamine-6-phosphate deacetylase, which produces MTNKVITNATIYTGKGVLENAFVRFDKQITEVGSMANFQADKAEEVIDAKGQKLVPGFIDVHSHGGYSFDAMDADPEALRKQVNGMLNEGITTYFPTTMTQSHENIEKALKVINEVAQTEPVIGGIHLEGPFVSKVFKGAQPEEYIQAPDLELFKKWFDISGGLIKLVTYAPEHDTSADFENLCFELGVVPSIGHSNDVREHLKTSKATHATHLYNACHRMTHREPGVPGHVLLERGINAELIVDGIHVHPDMVKLAYQMKGPEHLCIITDSMRAKGMPEGKSELGGQTVIVKDKQARLEDGTLAGSVLTYDDGFRNMIKFTGCSVEEAVLMSSGNQAREFNLTQKGAIQAGKDADFNLLDEDLHITATYSFGKKHS; this is translated from the coding sequence ATGACTAATAAAGTAATTACTAACGCTACAATTTATACTGGTAAAGGTGTTCTAGAAAATGCTTTCGTACGTTTTGATAAACAGATAACAGAAGTTGGCTCCATGGCTAATTTTCAAGCGGACAAAGCAGAAGAAGTAATCGATGCAAAAGGACAAAAACTTGTTCCTGGTTTCATTGATGTTCATTCACACGGTGGTTATAGTTTTGACGCAATGGATGCGGATCCAGAAGCACTTAGAAAACAAGTGAATGGTATGTTAAATGAAGGGATTACTACTTACTTCCCAACAACAATGACACAATCACATGAAAATATCGAAAAAGCGCTAAAAGTGATTAATGAAGTCGCTCAAACAGAACCTGTTATTGGCGGGATTCATTTGGAAGGTCCATTTGTTTCCAAAGTCTTTAAAGGAGCGCAACCGGAAGAATACATTCAAGCACCTGACTTGGAACTATTCAAAAAATGGTTTGATATTTCTGGAGGCTTAATTAAATTAGTTACTTATGCACCAGAACATGATACTTCTGCTGATTTTGAAAATTTGTGTTTTGAATTAGGCGTTGTTCCAAGTATTGGTCACTCTAATGATGTGCGCGAACACTTGAAAACAAGTAAAGCGACACATGCGACACATTTATATAATGCTTGTCACAGGATGACACACCGTGAGCCAGGCGTTCCAGGTCATGTTTTATTAGAACGCGGTATTAATGCAGAATTAATCGTTGATGGTATTCACGTTCATCCTGATATGGTGAAATTAGCTTACCAAATGAAAGGGCCAGAACATTTATGCATTATTACTGACTCGATGCGAGCAAAAGGGATGCCAGAAGGAAAATCAGAACTTGGCGGCCAAACAGTTATCGTAAAAGATAAACAAGCTCGTTTAGAAGACGGAACTTTAGCCGGAAGCGTACTTACTTATGACGACGGTTTCCGCAACATGATTAAATTCACCGGGTGTTCGGTAGAAGAAGCAGTTCTTATGTCTTCTGGAAACCAAGCACGTGAATTCAACTTAACACAAAAAGGTGCAATCCAAGCTGGTAAAGATGCAGATTTTAACTTACTAGATGAAGATTTACACATTACAGCAACTTATTCATTCGGAAAAAAACATTCTTGA
- a CDS encoding glucosamine-6-phosphate deaminase translates to MQLITTENKLAGSKKALEIIEKGITSGEVKTLGLATGSTPETLYAEFVKSDVDTKNVTTTNLDEYVGLAANDPNSYHYYMNDLLFSKKAFKESFLPNGEATDAEAECARYEEILSEHPVDIQVLGIGTNGHIGFNEPGTSFDSLTHKVVLTDSTREANKRFFEREEDVPTHAYSMGIKSIMNAKKIILLAFGENKAQAIKETIKGPVDVNCPASVLQNHPDVTVILDNEAASLL, encoded by the coding sequence ATGCAACTTATCACAACAGAAAATAAATTAGCAGGTTCCAAAAAAGCACTAGAAATCATTGAAAAAGGTATCACATCTGGTGAAGTAAAAACACTTGGTCTAGCAACAGGCAGCACTCCAGAAACACTTTACGCTGAGTTTGTAAAAAGCGACGTGGATACTAAAAATGTAACAACAACGAACCTAGATGAATATGTAGGTCTTGCAGCAAATGACCCAAACAGTTATCATTACTATATGAACGACTTATTATTCTCTAAAAAAGCATTTAAAGAAAGTTTCTTACCAAACGGAGAAGCGACTGATGCAGAAGCAGAGTGCGCACGTTATGAAGAAATTTTATCTGAGCACCCAGTTGATATTCAAGTGCTTGGTATTGGTACAAACGGCCACATCGGTTTTAACGAACCAGGAACTTCTTTTGATTCGTTAACACATAAAGTCGTTTTAACAGATTCTACTCGTGAAGCAAACAAACGCTTTTTCGAAAGAGAAGAAGATGTTCCAACACATGCTTATTCTATGGGAATTAAATCCATCATGAATGCGAAGAAAATTATCCTACTTGCTTTTGGTGAAAACAAAGCACAAGCAATCAAAGAAACTATTAAAGGACCTGTAGATGTGAATTGTCCTGCTTCTGTACTTCAAAATCATCCAGATGTTACTGTGATTCTTGACAACGAGGCGGCGTCACTTCTATAA
- a CDS encoding GntR family transcriptional regulator gives MIDKQSGIPIYIQIQSEIKKKMEDGVWKVGTSIPAERQLAEMFHVSRMTVRQAIQGLVDDNILQRRVGAGTFIAEKKLTERLEAVTSFTNLMLQEGKVPSTRIVSYGIRPASTQEQEALQLPENSNVMKIERIRYGDRVPILYEVAAIPEKIASLLTKEDIMDSLYKAIELKLGQTIGEAEQIMEASLVSEKIAPYLDVKLGSPVMKLRQITTLEDGRPFEFTRSQYVGSRFQFVARIKQ, from the coding sequence ATGATCGATAAACAATCAGGAATACCGATTTACATTCAGATTCAAAGTGAAATTAAAAAGAAAATGGAAGATGGCGTCTGGAAAGTAGGGACATCCATCCCAGCTGAGCGTCAACTTGCGGAAATGTTCCACGTTAGCCGAATGACTGTAAGACAAGCCATTCAAGGCCTAGTCGATGATAACATTTTGCAAAGACGTGTTGGTGCAGGTACTTTTATTGCGGAAAAGAAATTAACGGAACGACTTGAAGCAGTTACGAGTTTTACGAATTTGATGTTACAAGAAGGAAAAGTTCCTTCGACACGAATCGTATCGTATGGCATTCGTCCGGCAAGTACGCAAGAACAAGAAGCGCTGCAACTGCCAGAAAATAGCAATGTAATGAAAATTGAGCGGATTCGTTACGGCGACCGCGTGCCAATTCTTTATGAAGTTGCTGCCATTCCAGAAAAAATTGCTTCACTGCTGACAAAGGAAGACATTATGGATTCTCTTTATAAAGCAATTGAATTAAAACTTGGTCAAACAATTGGAGAAGCGGAGCAAATTATGGAAGCTTCTTTAGTATCAGAAAAAATTGCGCCATATCTTGATGTGAAACTCGGATCACCGGTTATGAAACTTCGGCAAATTACAACGTTAGAAGACGGTCGACCATTTGAATTTACTCGTTCCCAGTATGTAGGTAGTAGATTTCAATTTGTAGCTAGGATTAAACAATAA